The following is a genomic window from Hymenobacter monticola.
GGCGACCGCCGCAAGGCCATGCTGGAAGACATCGCCACCCTCACGGGCGGTACCGTTATCAGCGAAGAGCAGGGCTACAAGCTCGAAAACGCGACGTTGGAGTACCTCGGCACCGCTGAGAAAATCATCATCGACAAGGACAACACCACCATCGTAAACGGCAAGGGCTCGAAAGACGCCATCAGCGGCCGCGTGGCCCAGATTAAGGCCCAGATGGAAACCACCACGTCGGACTACGACAAGGAGAAACTGCAGGAGCGCCTCGCCAAACTGAGCGGCGGCGTGGCCATTCTCTACATCGGTGCCAGCACGGAAGTGGAAATGAAAGAGAAGAAAGACCGGGTGGACGACGCCCTGCACGCCACCCGCGCCGCCGTTGAGGAAGGTGTGGTGCCCGGCGGTGGTGTGGCCCTGGTACGCGCCCTCGATGCCCTGGAAGCCGTTGATACCCTCAACAGCGACGAGCGTACGGGCGTGAACATCATCCGCACGGCCCTGGAGGCTCCCCTGCGTACCATCGTGGCCAACGCCGGTGGCGAAGGCTCGGTAGTAGTGCAGAAGGTGCGCGACGGCCAAGGCGACTATGGCTACAACGCCCGCGAGGACCGTTACGAAAACCTGGTGGCCGCTGGCATCATCGACCCCACCAAGGTGACGCGTCTGGCCCTCGAAAACGCTGCTTCCATCGCCGGCCTGCTGCTGACGACCGAAGCCGTGATTTCGGACGAGCCCGAGCCCAAAGAAGCTGGCCATAGCCATGGCGATGGTGGCATGGGCGGTATGGGTGGCATGGGCGGCATGATGTAATCGACCGCAGATTATAATGGATTTGACTGATTACGCAGATTCACTGTAGCTCAAGAGAAAGCCCCGTTGGCAATGCCGGCGGGGCTTTTTTGTGAGCATGTGAGAAGCAATAATCGGATTTTCTGGTCCGACCGCTCTGGGCGGTCCGACCGGTTGAAGAGCGAACAAGCCGTTGGCACGGCAACCGGTCGGACCGCCCAGAGCGGTCGGACCGGCATACGCGAGTTGCGCACGGCACAGTTGCTTGATTTTCATTCAGCTATTCTGCTGGCTTATCAATGTTAATTTTCACAAATGCCAGTCCCGCAATGAAGGCAACAGCTGTCCCCAAGCCTATCCAGTTGTAGTGAAGCGCCTGACATAAATTGCGGCCATCCACTACTGAAATGCAGTTATTATCCTTCCTCTCATATTTTAGGCTGACCATCGTATTCGCAATCCCCAGCCCACAAAACAGAAACACGAGCGCAGCCAGCGCCTGCAGGAAACGATGAAGCTTAAGCGGCATGATAAACTTGGTAAGCATGGCCTAAGATAAAGAAAAAGCCCCCGCCGCACGATGCGCCAGGGGCTTTTCTCTTAGCAACAGGCTGAACTTAGGCAGCCGTCACCGGCTCCTCCATCATGGTGAAGAGGCGCTTGTAGATGACAAACAGGATGAGCGAAGCCACGGCCGACAGGCCCACGAAAATCATGAAGAAGTCGTAGAGGCTTGTGATTTGGAAGCCCAGGAAGGTGGGCCATTTGGAGGCCAGCTCCAGCGAGGCCAGCTTGGCGCTTACGTCGGCCGTGAGCTGCGTGGCGCCGTTGAGGATGCCGGGCAGGTTGATGCCTTCCTTGGTGGCTTTGGCAAACTCGGCCGGGCCGGGAGGATACAGGCCCGAGAGCACGCCGGCCAGCTTGTTGCCGGCGGCGGTGGCCAGGAACCACACGGCCATCAGCAGCGAGGCGAAGCGGGCGGGCGAGAGCTTGTTCACCAGCGCCAGGCCGATGGGCGACAAACACAGCTCGGCGAAGGTGTGCATGAGGTACATGGTGATGAGCCAGAACATGCTCACCTTGGTGTTGGCGTCCACACCTTTCACGCCGAAGGCGATGATGAGGTAACCCAGGGCCATAAGCATCAGGCTAATGGCCATTTTGAGCGGCGACGAGGGTTCCATGCGGCGCTTGCCCAGCCAGGTCCACAGCACGGCGAACACGGGAGCGAAAACGATAATGAACAGCGCGTTGGCACTCTGGAAATACGAGGCCGGCACCACCGTGGAGCCCAGGGTGCGGTCGGTCTGCTCGTCGGCAAAGAAGGTGAGCGAGGCGCCGGCCTGCTCGAACGTGCCCCAGAAGAAAATCACGAAGAAGCTAAGGATGAAAATAACGTAGATTTTCTGCTTTTCGCGGGCCGTGAGCGAGGGGTCGGTCAGGATGGTGACGGGGGCCACAATCATGGCCGAAAACACCAGCGCACCAATCCAGTCGCGGTTCATGAGCCAGGCAACGGCCGCGTACACCACCACAAAGAGGCCGATGAGCATGGGCAGCTTGCTGGCAAAGCTCTTGGCGGGCGCGGCCGGGGCGGCGATGCTTTCGGCGCGCACGGGGCCGTCGGTTTGGACCGGCACCACGGGTGAGGCTTCCACATTGCGCTCGGGCTTGGCGCCCAGGGGAGCACCTTCGGCCGTGACGACGTATTTGGCTTTCAGCAACTCGAACGTGAGGCTGCCCACCAGCATACCGATGCCGGCGGCCAGAAAGCCCCACTTGAAATCGCTGGGGTTGCCGGTGTCGCCCAGCGTGCCGCAGACCAGGGGCGAGAAAAACGCGCCCAGGTTGATGCCCATGTAGAAAATGGTGTAGGCCGCGTCGATGCGCGAGTCACCCTTGGGGTAGAGCGAGCCCACCATCGAAGAGATATTTGGCTTGAAGAAACCATTGCCGAAAATGAGCAGGCCCAGACCCAGGAAGAACAGCAGCAGCTGCGCAGAGGGCACGGCCGTTTGGCCGGCGCTGTACATCGAGGCCGAGAAAAACAGGGCAAACTGCCCAGCCGCCATCATCAGGCCACCCACCAGAATGCTGCGCCGGTTGCCCCAGTAGCGGTCGGCCATGTAGCCGCCCAGCAGCGGGGTAAGGTACACGAGCGAGGTGTAGTTGCCGTAGATGAGCGAGGACATTTCCTTGTTCATCAGCAAGGCCTTGAGCATGTACAGCGACAGCAGGGCGCGCATGCCGTAGTAGCTGAACCGCTCCCACATTTCGGTGGCGAACAGGACGTATAGTCCTTTGGGGTGGCTCGTGGATGCCGCAGCGCGTGGTTGCTCGGTTTGAGCAGAAACAGTTTGCATAAGGGAAGCTAGGGTGAGAAATGAGACGTAAATGCGATGCAAAGTGGCCCGGTATCGGCTTGGTGCAGTGCGGGCACGGTAAATCTAGGAAAGTTTCGGCATTGTGCAGGTTTTGCGCAATTTCAGCAGATGCGCCGTCTGTCATCCTGAGCGTAGCGAAGGACCTTCTCACGCTTGCAGTAATCGAACCCCTGCTAGCCGTCCATCGGTAATAAAGTCCTTTGCTACACTTAGGATGACAGTTCCGCCTTCCCTGTTTTGCCGACTGTATCACTGCGGTACGCCTTGGCCCGGTAGGCCCCCGGCGCCAGCCCGGTTTGCTTGCGGAAGAAGCGAGTGAAATAGCCGGGGTCAACGAATTGGAGCTCGTAGGCGATTTCGGCCACTGAGAGCGAGGTATATAATAGGTAGTTGTGGGCCTTGCGAATGGTGTGGGCCTGCACAATCTGCTGGGCGGTTTTGCCCTTCACGGCCTGGCAGATGCGGTTGAGGTGCACCGGCGTAATCTTCAGCTCCTGAGCAAAATCGGCTATTTTCTTCTCAAACGGAGCCGTTTTTTCGATGGCTTTCTGGAATTCGCGGAAGTAGTGCAGGGCGCGGTTGGGGCTTTCCTCCTTGCGGCGGTTGTGGTGCAACAGGCGAAATATCTTCACAAACAGCAACTTAAAATAGCCGTTGATGGCCAACTGCTTGCCGGGCAGCTCCGAATAAATTTCCTCGTGCAGGCGCTGCTCCAGCTCGGCTAGGTCGGCAAAGCTGACTTCGGCGTTGAAATCGGAGAGGATGTGCACCGTGTTCAGCTCCACCAGCACGCCGGGCGTGGCTTGCAGGATGGTATCGAGCAAGGCCTCGGAGAGCGTGAGGGTGCGGCCCTTCACCTGCGGGCTGAAGGTGAAGCCGTGCACGGTATTGGCCGGAATGATGACCAGGCAGGGCGTACGCAGCTCCACTAATTCGGTGGCCTCGAAGGCAGCGCGGCCCGATTCGAGGAAGAAAAGCTGGAACAGGTTTTCGTGCAGGTGCGGCTTGAGGCCCCAATCGGTGAGCCGCGGCCGGGGCACAATGAGCTGGCTTTGCAGGTAATCGTGCGAAATCTGGGCGCGGTGGTCGCCGTAGATTCCGTTGTAGCGGGCAATATCGGTGCGCATGGACAAATGAGCGAAAGACCGGGACAAAGCAAACCTAAAGATAAGCAAGCGTTTTATTCTTCCTACTCTGGCGGCTTGTCAGGCAGCATATTTCCAGCTACAGGCACAAATCAAGCATAGTCGGTTTGATTTGTCCTGCTAAAAAAACAAATTGTTTCACTGGTAACGATTGCGGCGCCCGTACCTTTGTGAAAGAAGTCAAGAGAGAATTCCCACCCAACACTTTCCAACGCTTTCCGGGCCATGCAACAAGACGCACAGTTTGCCGCCGACCTCCACAATCGTTTGCAGCCGTTGGGCTTCAACGAAACGGCTACCGTTCACCTCAACCTCACCCCTGCCGCGCTGGTAGAACATGCCCTGCGCAACGGCGAGGGCCACCTCACCGACACCGGCGCGCTGATGGCCGACACCGGCAAGTTCACCGGCCGCTCGCCCAAAGACCGGTTTGTGGTAAAGGACGAAAACACCGAAAACAGCGTGTGGTGGGGCGACATCAACATCCCCTTCGCCCCTGACAAATTCGACCAGCTGCACCAGAAAATGGTGGCCTACCTGGCCGATAAGGAGCTGTATGTGCGCGAAGCCTACGCCGGCGCCAACCCCGACTACCAGCTTAAGCTGCGCGTGGTGAACGAGCAAGCCTGGCATAACCTGTTTTGCTATAACATGTTCCTGCGCCCCGAAGAAGGCGCTGACACCTCCTGGACGCCTGATTTCAGCATCATCTGCGCCCCCGGTTTCGAGGCCGACCCGGCCGTGGACGGCACCCGCCAGCCCAACTTCGCCATCATCAACTTCACCAAGAAGATGATTCTGATTGGCGGCACGGGCTACGCCGGCGAGATGAAAAAAGGCATCTTCGGCGTGCTGAACTACCTGCTGCCCCACGAGCACAACACGCTGAGCATGCACTGCTCGGCCAACGTGGGCAAGGGTGGCGACACGGCCATCTTCTTCGGCCTGTCGGGCACCGGCAAAACCACTCTTTCGGCCGACCCGAACCGCGGCCTCATCGGCGACGACGAGCACGGCTGGACGCCCGACGAAGGCATCTTCAACTTCGAAGGCGGCTGCTACGCTAAGGTGATTGACTTGAGCAAGGAGAAGGAGCCCGAGATTTACGACGCCATCCGCTTCGGCTCCATCGTGGAGAACACGCGCTTCGTGCCCAGCACCCATACCGTGGATTACGCCAACAAGTCGGTGACCGAAAACACGCGTACAGCCTACCCCATCAACTTCATCCCGAATGCCATTGAGCCCGGCGTGGCCGATGCCCCGAAGAACATTTTCTTCCTCACGGCCGATGCCTTTGGCGTGATTCCGCCCATCAGCAAGCTCGATAAGTCGCACGCCATGTACCTGTTCATGTCGGGCTACACGGCCAAGGTGGCCGGCACCGAAATGGGCGTGACCGAGCCGCAGACCACGTTCTCGGCCTGCTTCGGCGCGGTGTTCCTGCCGCTGCACCCCACCAAGTATGCCGAGATGCTGGGCCAGAAGATGGATGAGAACCCCGACATCAACGTGTGGCTCATCAACACCGGCTGGACCGGCGGCAGCTACGGCACCGGCTCGCGCATGAAGCTGCCTTACACCCGCGCCATGATTACGGCCGCGCTGAACGGCCAACTCGACGACGTGAAGTTCACCAAGCACCCCGTATTCGGCATGATGGTGCCCGGTGCCGTGCCCGGCGTGCCCTCCGAAATTCTGGACCCGCGCAACACCTGGGCCGACAAAGAGGCCTACGACAAAACCGCTTCGGACCTGGCCGACAAGTTTGTCGCCAACTTCAAGAAGTACGCCGAGTACGCCAACGAGGAAATCCTGGCCGGCGCGCCCAAAGTGGCAGCCGCCGCGGTGGTAGCCTAAAGTTACCCAGTAGTTCACTCACCAAAAAGCCCCGCCGGTTGCAGCCGGCGGGGCTTTTGCTGTTTCGAGCAGACGCTTATTTTGTAATTAAATCGAAGGAAGCAAAAACCTCTCGCTATCGCTGCTTCCTAAGCTACTTTTTGCGACTGGGCCGCCCCAGCCACGCGGCTAGCGCCACACCCGCGCCGGCCAGCAGCGCCGTGCGCAGGGCCGGGCTGCCGGTAGTTACCGCTTCGGTGTAGAAGCTGGTTTCGCGGGTGTAGCCGGGGTAGTTGCCGCGCTCCTTGAGGGAGCCGGCGGGGCGGTCGAGGCCGTTGTGGCCCAGCGGACGCGGAGGCTCGCTGCTGTGCTCCTGCTTGAGGAAGGCCTTTTCCATGTACTGGTCGAACAAGGTGGGCGTCCAGCGCTGCATGCCGATAAAGGCGCGGCCCCCGCCGCCCACCACAATGGCGCGCTCCGACGTGACGGCCGCGTGCAAAATGGCGCGGGCCACGGTATCGGGGGCATAGGCGGGCGGACCGTGTTTGGCCTCGCGGTTCATGTAGTTTTTTGCGTGCACCGTGTAAGGCGTGTCGATGGACGAGGGCTGGATGAGCGTGACGGAAACTGGAGCGCCATCCATTTCCAGCTCCATGCGCAGGCCGTCGGTGAAGCCTTTCACGGCGTGCTTGCTGGCCGAGTAGATGGTTTGCAGAATGGCCGTGACGTCGGACAGAATGCTGCCCACGTTGATGATGGCGCCGCCCTTGCTTTTCAGGTGCTGGGCAGCTTCCATTGAGCCATAGACCAAGCCCCAGAAATTGGTTTCGAATAGCTTGCGCATGTCCTCCACGGGCACCTTTTCCAACTTGCCGTAGATGGAAACACCCGCATTATTCACCCAGGTATCGTAGCCGCCGAAGGCTTCCTGCGCGGCTTGGGCAATGCGTTGCACGTCGGTTTGCTGGCTCACGTCGGCCACTACGTAGATGGCTTGGCCGCCGGCCTGGTCGATTTCTTCGCAAAGCAGGCGCAGGGATACTTCGCTGCGCGAGGCCAGCACCAGCCGGGCACCTTCTTTGGCTGCCATGCGGGCCGTAACGAGGCCGATGCCCGACGAGGCACCGGTGATGACCATGACCTGGTCTTTGAGTTTTTTGAGGTTGACTTTCATGAAATGATGGTTGGAAGGATTTAATAATGAGCAAGGCCGCAGTTGAGGCGCATATCGGCTTCCCGTTGTGGAATAAGGGCGCGGGGCTCACTGCACACCTGACCGGATTACCCGGCTTTACACTTCTGCAAGTGGAGGAAGCGGATTATTCTCTGGGGCATCGGCTACGGAAGGCAGCTCCCGGGCCGGGCCAAACAGGCCCGAGAGCAAGCTCGCACCCACGCTGATGGCCCCAAAGACGAGGAACGTGTTGCGGGCCCGGCGGCGGCGGGCAAAGCCGGCGAGCCAGGGCATGGCCATGGTGCCCAGGCCGGCCGCAAAGTCCAGGGTCAGGTGGGCTTTATAGGGCATGAGTTTCCACACGCCCCACTCGGCGCGGGTGAGCAGCGTGGACGCCAGCACGCCGCCGCTCACGATGCGGGCGAGGCGGGCCGGGGTTTTGTGGTGCGCGAAACCAAACAGGGCCGGTGCGGCGGCCACGGCCGGCACGTAGAGGTAGTCGGCCACCCCGTGCAGGGGGCGGGGAATGACGGGCGTATGCATAAGGCGGGAACGAGGAAATGTGGAGCTACTCCCTACGCCCTCCGGGGGCCGGCCGTTATGGTTCAGCTTACCTCTCAAGAATGAAAAACGCCTTTCCGCCGCGCCTGCCGTTCTTTGCACTTATGCATACCTTCTTCGCCCCCGACCTCGCCGGCCCCACCCATACTCTGCCCGAAGACGAAAGCAAGCACGCCATCCGCGTGCTGCGCCTGAGTCTGGGCGACGCGGTGGAGCTGCTGGACGGGCGCGGCGGCCGCTACCAGGCCGCCGTGGCCGATGCCAACCCCAAGCGCTGCCAGCTGCGCATCACCCAGCACGAAACCGTAGCGCCCCGCCCCTACTTTACCCACGTGGCCGTGGCCCCCACCAAAAACCTCGACCGCATGGAGTGGTTCGTGGAAAAGGCGGTGGAAGTGGGCGTCGAGCGCATCAGCTTCCTGCGCTGCGCCCGCTCCGAGCGCCGCGAGCTGAAGCTGGAGCGGCTGGAGAAAATTGCCATCAGCGCCCTCAAGCAGAGCGGCCAGGCTTGGCTGCCGCAGCTGGATGAGTTGCAGGATTTCACCGCTTTCGTGACCGGCGTAACGCCCGAAACTACTTTCATCGCGCATCTGGAAGAAGGCGAGCGCACCGCCCTGACGCAAGTGGCCGGCGCGGGGCCGGGCTGTTGCGTGCTTATCGGGCCGGAAGGCGATTTCACGCCGCAGGAAATCGAACTAGCGCTGAGCAAAGGCATTCGGCCGGTGACGCTGGGCGCCTCCCGGCTGCGCACCGAAACGGCGGCGCTGGCGGCGGTTTTTACGGCGCATCTGGGGCGCTGAAAATCATGGATGAAACTTCGCAAAACCCACGCTTACCACTTTCTGCTTTTTATCACCTCCGTCAGTTTTTTGATTCTGACAAAATCTACTGCTGGCCAATTGTTGCCGTAATCAGTAGTCACAAAACTTTTTAAAGCCTTGTAAATAGGTTTCACCAACGATTCAAACGTGCCCGTTACACTGAATTCCATCTCGGATTTCAATCCGTAACGCTTGCTCGCAAGGATTGTCAGGGTAATTAAGTCGGCCTTGGGTTCAAAATAAAATTGATACCATGCTGGCTCCAAATGCCAGTTAACTTCTGCACTATCGCCATGCGCTACATTGATGAGCGCACTGCACAATTCATCCAGTGGATTTACGGGTACATCTGAAACATCAAGCTGAAGGTGATAATCTTCTGCCTGAAAGTCTACAGGTAACCAGCCATGCGCTGGCCGTCCAAATGTCAGCTGAACCATTATCCTAGCCTTTATTCGACTGTCAGCGCCGACCCATCGGCCTGCTCATCCGCGGCCGCCGCTGCTTCCGCCGCCTTTTTGGCCAGCTTCTTTTTGCGCCAGGGGGCGTCCTGCTCCCAGTCGCCGGCCATTATGCAGCCATAAGGGAGGATTTCGTCGATGACGGTGGCCAGGTTGAAATCGGCGATTTGCTGCTTCACGTCCTCGGCGTTTTTGTAGGCGCTGGGCAGTTCGGAAATGTCGATGCGGTTGAAGAAAAAGCGGGCGTCGATGCCTTGCGTTTCTTCGGCAAATAATTGCTCGTCGGTTTTGCCGGCTTTGCTGTATTTGTGGCGGGTGCGGCTCAGGTTGCGGCCGGCGCCGTGCGGAGCGAAGCCCAGGTTGTTGGCCGTGGTGCCGCCTTCCACAATCAGGATGGGCTGGGCCATGTTGAGCGGAATGATGCGCGGGCCGGTGATGTCGGGCAGGAACTTGGGGTCGAGCGGCGTGGCGCCCTTGGCGTGGTAATACACGTCGCCGTCGCGGAACACGAAGTTGTGCTCGTTCCAGTAGCGCTGCTGCACAGCAGCTTCCAGCTTCTCCGCAATGGCGTCGTGCAACACCAAGTGGTTTTGCTTGGTCCACTTGCGCACGGTTTGCAGGGCGGCCCAGTAGTTTTCGCCTTCGGGCGTGTTGGTGGGAATCCAGGCGTTAGCTGGGTCGGTATCGGGCGATATGTCGCGGCGGAAAAACTCGGCCACCTTCATGCCGTGGCCGTAGAGCACGGCGCCCACGCCGCGCGAGCCGTGGTGCGTCACCAGCACGGTGTCGCCGGTAGCGGCCGACACGCCCACGTAAAGGAAGTGGTTGCCGTCGCCCTGCGTGCCCAGGTGCTCACGGGCCATTTTCAGGCTGCGCTCTGAGTTCAAAAATGGGTTGGCCCGCATCTCGGCCTCAATATCGGCGGGCAGGGCAAACTGGTGTTCGACCTCGCGCCCGCCGGGACCGAAGTGCGTGATTTGCTGGGCCGTGTCGAGCACTGTTTTCGGGTCGGTTTTGCCCAGGTTGGTCAGCATCACGGAGCAGCAGATATCAGCCGAGTGCATACCGGGATGGATGGCCCCGCGCGCGGCCACCACGCCACCCACCGGAATGGTGCCCAGCGGCCCGGCCGGGCAAGCATCGGGCATGATGGCCCCGCTTACCACCGTGGGCGTGCGCATGAGCCGCGCCATCGACTGCTTCACGTAGTCGATGTTGGCCTGCTCCACGGCCGTGTCGGCGCGGATGTTTTCGTGGTACGGCACCGGCTCGGGCAGCAGCGGCAATTCCGGCGCGGGCTTCACGGTGTCGAGGTAGGCGTGCAGGGCCTCGCCTTCCAGTGCGTTAGCGTTGATGTGCTCCAGCGCATCTTTAAACCATTTGCCGGGCTTCAGGCCCAGTTCCAGCAAGTCTTTGCCCGTTACCATGTGATGGGTGGTTGAGGTATAATACTAAGCGAATGCATTTTAGCTATTCTGATGCCGAAGCTGCACCGGCTGCGGCGGTCCGACCAGCTACTCAGCGGCGGGCTCGAAGTAGGAAAGGTAAGATTCCTGGTCGAACTCGCGATAATAGAACAGCTCGAACGCCATGTGCGACAGCAGGCGAATAATATCGCCGATATCGGCATCAGTCGCCAAGGGGCGGAACGAAATGAGTTTGTCGCCCTGGTCGTAGCGGCGGAAGCCTAGCCGCTGAAGCACCCGTCGCCTTTTCTTGGTCAGGTGGTAGCGCTCCCGGAGCCGCCTGGCTTCGGGCAGGGTGATGATGAGCGTGCGGCGGGCTAGCCGGAAGGTGCAGTACAAGCCCATCGCCCGGCTGAAGGTCAACGTGAAGCCTGTAATCCGGCTTTCCAGCAGCTTACGCAGGGCCTCGGCTACGGCCGTGGTTTGAGGGCGGGGCAGGTGGGCCTGAACTTCCCATTGGGCTAGCTTTTTCCGCTCATCGGCTATCCAGGCGACGTAGTAGTCGCGCCCACGGGCGCGCTCCTGCTGGCTAAATTTTTCCAACGACTCAATGTGCCGAACGGTGTGTTCCTTTTCATCGTGCCGGTTATCGCGCAGGTTGTACAGCGTCTGCAACTGCGTGTTCACTAAAAACAGCCCTTTCGCGAAACGGTGCGCCATGCCGTAATCGAACTCTTCCACGCACTCATTTAGCTGCGCGGTTAGCAGCTGGCGTTCGGCTTCGTAGTGGGAAATGAGCTGGTGCAGCTTTCGACGCATGGCGCGACTTCTTCCGGAATAGATGAGCCGGCAAGCTACAGCAACGGCTCGTTCTGGTCCTTACTCCTGCGGCTCCACGTGAATGAGGATGTTGCCCAACTGCGGCAGCTTCGCGCGCAGCGTGTTTTGCAAGTGGTGTGCGATGTCGTGGCCCTGGCGCACGCTGATGTCGCCGCTCACGTTGGCGTGCAGGTCGACGTGGTACTGCATGCCGGCTTTGCGGATGAAGCATTTTTCGGTGCCGAGCACGCCCTGCACCTGCTGGGCCACGGCGCGGATTTCAGCCACTAGGTCGTCGTACACGTGCTCATCCAGGATTTCGCCCAGCGCGGGGCGGAAAATCAGGTAGCTGTTGTAGAGGATGAAGCCGGCGGCAAACAGCGCCGCCCAATCGTCGGCCGCCTCGTAGCCCTTGCCCAGCACCAGCGCGATGG
Proteins encoded in this region:
- the pckA gene encoding phosphoenolpyruvate carboxykinase (ATP), with amino-acid sequence MQQDAQFAADLHNRLQPLGFNETATVHLNLTPAALVEHALRNGEGHLTDTGALMADTGKFTGRSPKDRFVVKDENTENSVWWGDINIPFAPDKFDQLHQKMVAYLADKELYVREAYAGANPDYQLKLRVVNEQAWHNLFCYNMFLRPEEGADTSWTPDFSIICAPGFEADPAVDGTRQPNFAIINFTKKMILIGGTGYAGEMKKGIFGVLNYLLPHEHNTLSMHCSANVGKGGDTAIFFGLSGTGKTTLSADPNRGLIGDDEHGWTPDEGIFNFEGGCYAKVIDLSKEKEPEIYDAIRFGSIVENTRFVPSTHTVDYANKSVTENTRTAYPINFIPNAIEPGVADAPKNIFFLTADAFGVIPPISKLDKSHAMYLFMSGYTAKVAGTEMGVTEPQTTFSACFGAVFLPLHPTKYAEMLGQKMDENPDINVWLINTGWTGGSYGTGSRMKLPYTRAMITAALNGQLDDVKFTKHPVFGMMVPGAVPGVPSEILDPRNTWADKEAYDKTASDLADKFVANFKKYAEYANEEILAGAPKVAAAAVVA
- a CDS encoding SPW repeat domain-containing protein, encoding MHTPVIPRPLHGVADYLYVPAVAAAPALFGFAHHKTPARLARIVSGGVLASTLLTRAEWGVWKLMPYKAHLTLDFAAGLGTMAMPWLAGFARRRRARNTFLVFGAISVGASLLSGLFGPARELPSVADAPENNPLPPLAEV
- a CDS encoding RtcB family protein, with the translated sequence MVTGKDLLELGLKPGKWFKDALEHINANALEGEALHAYLDTVKPAPELPLLPEPVPYHENIRADTAVEQANIDYVKQSMARLMRTPTVVSGAIMPDACPAGPLGTIPVGGVVAARGAIHPGMHSADICCSVMLTNLGKTDPKTVLDTAQQITHFGPGGREVEHQFALPADIEAEMRANPFLNSERSLKMAREHLGTQGDGNHFLYVGVSAATGDTVLVTHHGSRGVGAVLYGHGMKVAEFFRRDISPDTDPANAWIPTNTPEGENYWAALQTVRKWTKQNHLVLHDAIAEKLEAAVQQRYWNEHNFVFRDGDVYYHAKGATPLDPKFLPDITGPRIIPLNMAQPILIVEGGTTANNLGFAPHGAGRNLSRTRHKYSKAGKTDEQLFAEETQGIDARFFFNRIDISELPSAYKNAEDVKQQIADFNLATVIDEILPYGCIMAGDWEQDAPWRKKKLAKKAAEAAAAADEQADGSALTVE
- a CDS encoding peptide MFS transporter; protein product: MQTVSAQTEQPRAAASTSHPKGLYVLFATEMWERFSYYGMRALLSLYMLKALLMNKEMSSLIYGNYTSLVYLTPLLGGYMADRYWGNRRSILVGGLMMAAGQFALFFSASMYSAGQTAVPSAQLLLFFLGLGLLIFGNGFFKPNISSMVGSLYPKGDSRIDAAYTIFYMGINLGAFFSPLVCGTLGDTGNPSDFKWGFLAAGIGMLVGSLTFELLKAKYVVTAEGAPLGAKPERNVEASPVVPVQTDGPVRAESIAAPAAPAKSFASKLPMLIGLFVVVYAAVAWLMNRDWIGALVFSAMIVAPVTILTDPSLTAREKQKIYVIFILSFFVIFFWGTFEQAGASLTFFADEQTDRTLGSTVVPASYFQSANALFIIVFAPVFAVLWTWLGKRRMEPSSPLKMAISLMLMALGYLIIAFGVKGVDANTKVSMFWLITMYLMHTFAELCLSPIGLALVNKLSPARFASLLMAVWFLATAAGNKLAGVLSGLYPPGPAEFAKATKEGINLPGILNGATQLTADVSAKLASLELASKWPTFLGFQITSLYDFFMIFVGLSAVASLILFVIYKRLFTMMEEPVTAA
- a CDS encoding AraC family transcriptional regulator, which produces MRTDIARYNGIYGDHRAQISHDYLQSQLIVPRPRLTDWGLKPHLHENLFQLFFLESGRAAFEATELVELRTPCLVIIPANTVHGFTFSPQVKGRTLTLSEALLDTILQATPGVLVELNTVHILSDFNAEVSFADLAELEQRLHEEIYSELPGKQLAINGYFKLLFVKIFRLLHHNRRKEESPNRALHYFREFQKAIEKTAPFEKKIADFAQELKITPVHLNRICQAVKGKTAQQIVQAHTIRKAHNYLLYTSLSVAEIAYELQFVDPGYFTRFFRKQTGLAPGAYRAKAYRSDTVGKTGKAELSS
- a CDS encoding 16S rRNA (uracil(1498)-N(3))-methyltransferase, which gives rise to MHTFFAPDLAGPTHTLPEDESKHAIRVLRLSLGDAVELLDGRGGRYQAAVADANPKRCQLRITQHETVAPRPYFTHVAVAPTKNLDRMEWFVEKAVEVGVERISFLRCARSERRELKLERLEKIAISALKQSGQAWLPQLDELQDFTAFVTGVTPETTFIAHLEEGERTALTQVAGAGPGCCVLIGPEGDFTPQEIELALSKGIRPVTLGASRLRTETAALAAVFTAHLGR
- a CDS encoding SDR family oxidoreductase — protein: MKVNLKKLKDQVMVITGASSGIGLVTARMAAKEGARLVLASRSEVSLRLLCEEIDQAGGQAIYVVADVSQQTDVQRIAQAAQEAFGGYDTWVNNAGVSIYGKLEKVPVEDMRKLFETNFWGLVYGSMEAAQHLKSKGGAIINVGSILSDVTAILQTIYSASKHAVKGFTDGLRMELEMDGAPVSVTLIQPSSIDTPYTVHAKNYMNREAKHGPPAYAPDTVARAILHAAVTSERAIVVGGGGRAFIGMQRWTPTLFDQYMEKAFLKQEHSSEPPRPLGHNGLDRPAGSLKERGNYPGYTRETSFYTEAVTTGSPALRTALLAGAGVALAAWLGRPSRKK